The sequence TGTCAAAATTTGTAGGGTTTACCTGTATATTGAAAGTGTAGGGGGTGATCAGCACTCAGCAGGGATTGATTTTAAGTCCTTGGCTGTATATCAAGAAGAGAAAATGCTTATTGCTTGGCTTGGCTTCAGCATTGAGTTTCTAATATATAATCTAAAACTCTGTTAGAAGTGGATGTGTCAGATATGGACTGACGATAACTACAAGTCAACTCATGATATATGTCTGTTCGGTCGCACCAGTCATTCCATGCAGGCATTGCAAACGTTGCTACCCTCACCATTACAAGTACTATTCATATTTCATATCCATTCTCCACATATTCTTGCAGCTTATCCTAGAGAttttacctctctctctctctctctttttctcaagtcattttttttctccttttaattTTGTCGTTTGAAGGTGTTTTTCTTTGACCCTCAAGGTCTATCTTCTTAACTTATTTTGTGAAGTATTACCCCCAAAAGAAAAGCTCACCCTCTCTCTAACACATaatatctttaagctctttgtATCTTCTGGCATAactatttgattatttttcttcttgttaACTACTTGAATAAGTGTTTGGCTGTGTGTGCTTCCGCGCACACTTTTGAGTGATTTCAGAACTAATGGACAAACGTCCTCGGAAACAAGCCAAGACCAGGTGCTCCACGTCAGAAGGTATATATTTTCCTGTCCAAAACTTCGTGGCCTTCCACttcagttttggtttttaaggaagcatataaattgtttgatttctttaatttttgaaaaacttgaaaaaccaTTAACCTTGAATAttcaatacatatattaaaCATCTTTGAATTCTTGTATGTGACAGCAGAAGTGAGCAGTATTGAGTGGGATTTCATAAAGATGACTGAACAAGAAGAGGATCTCATCTGTAGGATGTACAGACTTGTTGGAGACAGGTAAACAAATCGTGTTCCCTTTGTTCACGTTGCTTCTTACCATTTTCAGCATTGTGTTATGTTAAGGATTTAGGTTCTATGTGTCAGAAAAAAGATTATATATGGTTGCACTAAATTAGATCGACATGTATATATGCCTAATGTAGCCATTGTTGTGGTTAATCATACCATATCAGTTAGAATTTTATTCACTCTCGCTtgtgtatgtttgtttttcaaaaaaaaaaaaaaagaaaagaagttaaTTGTGACCATTCATTTTGTTCAGTACTGTTCACATACACTATAGAGGAGACCAAGAAACTCAATAGGCGTGTCGTGGGCATAATGATTTTGGACTCTTTAGAGGTTAGGAGCCCATTGGGGTCCATTGCagtgtaatttttaaaattagaaaaagaaaaaagagaaaaaagaagaagaagaagaagagagatatGGGGAAAGGACTGAAGGTGAAGTATATgttaatgaaatgaaattagtAAGAGAATAATTGCACGAAAGCACGCTTTTCGGCATCATCATGTGACTGAAGAATGGGTCAGAAAGACCGAAAGTTGTCATTCATGTGAAACTCTAATGAACACGCTGTACTGCTTGGCAGTgactttatttactttttatattttggacATCACAATCACCAAACTAAATATTAGTTAAATTACTTCTCCCATTAAATATGACTATATGTGGTGGTCATTCTAtgtatttatctatttattgaGTACAGAACTTTTTGAGcatcttattattttttgagtttgtgTAGTAGATTCTCGTTCTACAGATACTAGGTAATACTTATTAGGAAGGAATCCCTTCtgctatgtttggttggaggttAAGAGTTGGGGAAATGGaaattaagggaaaagagaggaaaatgtGTTTTCCATTGTTTGGTTGAAATAAGGGGAGAGAATTGGAAATGTGGTGGATGGAGTTTTCACCTAGACccactctatttttttttccccttctaaattaagaagagaaaatataagagaaaatgataatgagaagataaatacaaaattatccaaaattttcattttctacttTTAATTAATAACAAGGGTACAATAGTGTTTTCAATCCTCttaacattttctattttccactttttttcaTTCTGACGGCCAAACAACATTAAGGATAACCCATATTATTGATTAATTAGAGGTTTCAAACCCTTACGTTTATCTTGGTCATTTACTCACTGACTATATATTGTCTTTGCTTCATGACATAAGCTTGTCCTAGCTAACTAGGCCATCCTTCTTTAATTGacacattaaaaaagaaatggatCAACATTCCTTTTTTATGCAATCCACTTATAATGCATTAATCGAGATAAGACATATAAGAGCACTAGTAGTGGGGTGTAAATACCCTTTAGTTACTATTTTACAATCAAGACAGCAAAAACGCACTCCATCCGGGTTTGTATATATACTTAAAAAGATTTGTaacttatgaatagtaaggTTACATATATGTAACCTTAGAGCACTAGCAATGGGGGGTGTAAAAACCCCCCTAGTTGCTATTTTAGCCACCAACCCCTTAAAAACACGCTCCAACTGAGTATGTATATGCAAAAGTTCTTAACATCTGTGAACAGTGAGGTTGTGTATATACAACCTCACCATTCATTagatgtaaaaaataataataataaataaataaaaataagaagaagaagaagaagaagaagaagtatgtTTTAttcatattctctctctctctctctctctttctctctctctctctgttcttTGCACTCTCTTTCTCACTTCTCCCTTCCCTCTTTTCCCTCAGCCCCTCTCACTTTCTGCATCTCCagattccttctttctttgttttgttttgttttgttttttgtttttttttgttttttttttttttttttgttttttgttttttgttttttgttttttttgcctTGTAAATTCTAGTTTGCTCACTGTATCGTCTGGGTCGAAGTTTGGTCGGCATTTGGGTGGTGTTTGGGACGGCCTTTGGAGTGGCGATTGGGTGGTGTTTGGGTCGGCATTTAGGTGGAGATTGGGTTGGAGTTTGAGTTGTGTTTGGGTGGTTGAATGAAATTGGGGTGTGCTCGTCGTGGGTCTAGGTTTGCCACTATGGGTGTGCTCGTTATGGCTCTGGGATTTGCTCACCATGGGTTTGAGTTTTGCTCGCCGTGggtctcttttttatttttattttttattttttttttggtagtgggtTTTGCTCACAATCATGCTCttcagtggtggtggtggtgacaATGGGTTGAGGTCGAGGTTTGTGTTCACAATGGTTGCTGGGTATGTGGTGTGGGTTGGTTTCAAGTTCGATCGTTCATGGTGTGGGTCACGGTGTGGTTCATGATTGTAGTCGAGGTGTGGGTCACGGTGTGGTTCATAGTTGTGGTCGAGGTGTGGGTCACGGTGGATCATGGTGTGGTTGAGGTGTGGGTcatggtggttgtgggttgaaTCGTTTTGGTGGTGCTGGGTGGTGATTGGTTGGTTTCAAGTTTGATGGTTCAAGGTTGATTGTAGTATCAGTGGTAGGGGTTGGGTTTGAATCGGTGGTGCTAGGGTTGTAGCGGTGGTTTAGATGTATGGGTTGTGGTTGAAGTTGGCGAGTAGCAGTGAGAAGACTTGTTGGGTACATCAAAGAGATGGGagagaaatataattttttattttattttatatttgtgtagtttatattattttaatgagttgtatataaaaatagaatatgGGATGCtgggtgagttgtaaaatgagatggtaaaataaataaagtagattTTAAGAGTGGAAAATAGAACTTTTTTAGAATCTCGGATGAAAATGCtcttactattcataggttgtaaagaaaaaataatatttaatcttatagttgtgtgtgaagagaaaaaaatagtaggaggaaagagagaaaagaatgtttttttattatttgattagatagtttatattatttgattaagttgtatataataataaaaacaaagatgtataatgagttataaaataaattagtaaaatagaTAAGGTAGCATCTGATgatgtaaattttcttttattttttttggcatcaCTGATTGCTAGTGCTCAAAGTATATAACATAGCCATGGGACCCTACATCTCCTTGCACTTATACAAACTATTCCCTTGTTGCAATTAATGTATGAGGATAGAATCTCTTATGTCCTCTGACCCTCTGCAACTTCATAGGTTGCCGTATTTTTTGGGGGAGCTAAAATGTAGGTATACCTACCCTGCTAACTGgccattattattttattctaacGCAAAGCATCAAGAACTTA is a genomic window of Quercus lobata isolate SW786 chromosome 2, ValleyOak3.0 Primary Assembly, whole genome shotgun sequence containing:
- the LOC115975314 gene encoding transcription factor CPC-like isoform X2 yields the protein MDKRPRKQAKTRCSTSEEVSSIEWDFIKMTEQEEDLICRMYRLVGDRWDLIAGRIPGRKPEDIERFWIMRHGEVFAEKRNKHRTKNS
- the LOC115975314 gene encoding transcription factor CPC-like isoform X1, which produces MDKRPRKQAKTRCSTSEAEVSSIEWDFIKMTEQEEDLICRMYRLVGDRWDLIAGRIPGRKPEDIERFWIMRHGEVFAEKRNKHRTKNS